A DNA window from Labrus mixtus chromosome 4, fLabMix1.1, whole genome shotgun sequence contains the following coding sequences:
- the gcnt3 gene encoding beta-1,3-galactosyl-O-glycosyl-glycoprotein beta-1,6-N-acetylglucosaminyltransferase 3, producing the protein MAFHRILRGQMFLRSLTLIFMGLLFSVILWETSSNRKSLSDLRIPQEFSRDLRSCMAIISGATAGRKRELEELLASRKRPTPISEDFYLNVTKDCEAYVEKRGFIAVPLSEEERDFPIAYSMVIHEKIEMFERLLRAVYTPQNIYCVHVDQKSPQEFQKAAEAIVSCFPNVLLASKSERVVYASWSRVQADLNCMKDLLDSHIQWRYMLNTCGTDFPIKTNREMIQALKAMNGRNSMESEVTSDSKAGRWMYHHNVTGNVQRTNVRKSPPPIRSPMFTGNAYFVVTREFVKHVMQDREVQELMEWEKDTYSPDEHLWATLQRMPSVPGSVPTNRKYDTSDMLTLARVVKWGYLAGDVRSGAPYEHCTGEYRRSVCVYGAGDLQWLLTNPHLLANKFDPEVDDVAIRCLESVLRFKAYGIIQG; encoded by the coding sequence ATGGCTTTTCATAGAATTTTGAGGGGCCAAATGTTCTTAAGAAGCCTCACTCTCATCTTCATGGGACTATTGTTTTCTGTGATCCTGTGGGAAACCAGCTCTAACAGAAAGTCACTGTCTGATCTCAGGATACCACAAGAGTTCTCTCGTGACCTTCGTAGCTGCATGGCTATCATAAGTGGAGCTACAGCGGGCAGGAAAAGGGAATTGGAGGAACTTCTCGCATCCAGGAAAAGACCTACTCCGATATCTGAGGACTTCTACCTCAATGTGACAAAAGATTGTGAAGCttatgttgaaaaaagaggCTTTATTGCGGTGCCCCTcagtgaagaggagagggatTTTCCCATTGCCTACTCGATGGTGATCCATGAGAAGATTGAGATGTTTGAGCGACTTCTAAGAGCTGTTTACACTCCTCAGAACATCTACTGTGTGCACGTGGACCAGAAATCCCCACAAGAATTTCAAAAGGCTGCAGAGGCTATTGTTTCCTGCTTTCCTAATGTGCTTTTAGCCAGCAAGTCAGAGAGAGTAGTGTATGCCTCATGGTCCAGAGTGCAGGCTGACTTGAACTGCATGAAAGATCTGCTAGACTCGCACATCCAGTGGAGGTACATGCTGAACACCTGCGGGACAGACTTCCCCATCAAAACCAACAGAGAGATGATCCAGGCACTGAAAGCCATGAATGGGAGAAACAGCATGGAGTCTGAGGTCACCAGTGACAGCAAGGCCGGCCGATGGATGTACCATCACAATGTCACCGGCAATGTTCAACGAACAAATGTGAGGAAAAGTCCCCCTCCTATCAGAAGCCCCATGTTCACAGGGAACGCTTATTTTGTGGTCACAAGAGAATTTGTGAAACATGTGATGCAGGACAGAGAAGTTCAAGAGCTCATGGAGTGGGAGAAAGACACATACAGCCCTGATGAACACCTATGGGCAACCCTGCAGAGGATGCCGTCTGTCCCTGGATCAGTGCCCACCAACAGGAAGTATGACACGTCAGACATGCTCACCCTGGCTCGTGTGGTGAAGTGGGGCTATCTAGCAGGAGACGTAAGAAGTGGAGCTCCGTACGAGCATTGCACTGGAGAGTACAGGAGATCCGTTTGTGTTTACGGGGCTGGAGACCTCCAGTGGCTCCTAACAAACCCGCATCTCCTTGCTAATAAGTTTGATCCTGAGGTAGACGATGTTGCTATTCGATGTTTGGAGTCAGTTCTGCGCTTCAAGGCTTACGGAATAATTCAAGGTTAA
- the LOC132972499 gene encoding proprotein convertase subtilisin/kexin type 5 isoform X1 → MRCSVVFLIFVCGGGFIVCKPSSPCPSGQFLLKSQCVLCHPTCSECDGHELFECTTCGVDEDGQERFRHQGRCRTHCPRGLYSDRGHYACLPCIADCELCTDGNICAKCRENFKLQNGVCQTASCDTGQVEDPDTGECIDCENGCKTCSVEDPEICNSCVEGYFLFRHQCRRHCPQSTYEDRGRGVCLSCPSPCTDCMSNTRCLACQTGYFLNGFECFKQCPQQTYSDSSGWRCQLCHSSCQTCHGPRSTDCDLCRGGNSPLHGQCPLVNCPLGQYYDGHYGECHTCNASCKTCFGPQALDCSSCFKGYFLDQDSSCVVQCPSGSYANSATQLCEDCSPNCEACVDTSDNCISCSKGSYKLFLHQGRCWSNCPEGFFEAPEGSCEACDASCLTCDGIKSQCLSCADGHYLEGGMCRLNCSLRTYPADDGTCRRCQPHCDVCTDDRTCFKCTFLYMMLNGVCKASCPMGYYEDMEEGRCGQCHPTCGSCSGPLLDDCETCSTFSPKLYKGACAKDCPTGTYYETEALECQECHQTCKSCFGPEANQCTQCEKGLVLDPNTLLCGVTGDTDCPTRTYLHEDQFTCMGCHRHCYSCEGPGSDECQTCATPQYLHNRTCVSECPAGTYNTRQEADGTELGFCLPCDHACSTCTGASSKDCLTCSPGYLHLLQLCVTHCPTGYYREGSRCERCDHSCETCTGPGPESCRACPLPLLDLQGTKLCVERCPHRFYLLNDMCKQCHTSCQTCTDASPQSCVTCDWGSTLKHKVCYPRCEEGRYFSQEETCEPCDSSCRHCNGPRPDQCLTCHRDSALHAVENRCARCCRAEGNSTDCCVCDSRSALCLEAPQPKSGDDEASDLNMSSRALKHTTAALPVALLLALGLALAVFALVKAQAKKRFCWSQSYERLSGSSSINMPHGVPEPDSGDEVDVVYTSRNGSVYRRYSFIHEQDAEADRDTDDDDDDEGTCLNSS, encoded by the exons acgaAGATGGACAGGAACGTTTCCGCCACCAAGGTCGCTGTCGGACACACTGCCCCCGGGGACTCTACTCTGACAGGGGTCACTACGCCTGCCTGCCCTGCATAGCCGATTGTGAACTGTGCACTGACGGGAACATATGCGCTAAATGTCGGGAAAACTTCAAGCTCCAGAATGGAGTCTGCCAAACAGCGTCCTGTGACACGG GGCAGGTGGAGGACCCCGATACGGGAGAGTGCATTGACTGCGAGAATGGCTGCAAAACATGTTCTGTAG AAGACCCAGAGATCTGCAACAGCTGTGTTGAAGGTTACTtcct tttcagaCACCAGTGTCGCAGGCATTGTCCCCAGAGCACTTATGAAGACAGGGGCCGGGGGGTGTGTCTTTCCTGCCCTTCACCATGCACAGACTGCATGAGTAACACACGCTGCCTTGCCTGCCAGACTGGTTACTTCCTCAATG GTTTTGAGTGTTTCAAACAGTGTCCACAGCAAACCTACAGTGACTCCAGTGGGTGGCGCTGCCAGCTTTGCCACAGCTCATGCCAGACATGCCATGGCCCTCGATCAACAGACTGTGACCTTTGCCGTGGTGGAAACTCTCCCCTTCATGGGCAGTGTCCTCTGGTGAACTGCCCATTGGGACAGTATTATGACg GTCATTATGGTGAATGTCACACATGTAATGCATCCTGTAAGACCTGCTTTGGCCCACAAGCACTGGattgttcatcatgtttcaaaG GATACTTCCTGGACCAGGACAGTTCCTGTGTAGTGCAGTGTCCGTCCGGCTCCTATGCAAACTCGGCCACTCAGTTGTGTGAGGACTGCTCTCCAAACTGTGAGGCCTGTGTGGACACCAGCGACAACTGCATAAGCTGTTCCAAAGGCAGCTACAAACTCTTTCTCCACCAGGGGCGCTGCTGGTCTAATTGCCCCGA AGGTTTCTTCGAGGCACCAGAGGGCTCATGTGAAGCCTGTGATGCCTCCTGTCTGACATGTGATGGCATCAAGTCCCAGTGTCTGTCCTGCGCTGATGGTCACTACTTAGAGGGCGGCATGTGCAGACTCAACTGTTCACTGCGGACATACCCCGCCGATGATGGTACCTGCAGACGCTGTCAACCACACTGTGACGTTTGCACAGACGACAGGACCTGCTTCA AATGCACTTTCCTCTACATGATGCTTAACGGTGTGTGTAAGGCTAGTTGTCCCATGGGCTATTACGAGGACATGGAGGAAGGCCGCTGTGGTCAGTGCCACCCTACCTGTGgcagctgctcagggcccctgCTGGACGACTGTGAAACCTGCTCAACATTCAGCCCTAAACTCTACAAGGGTGCATGCGCCAAAGACTGCCCCACTGGTACTTACTATGAAACTGAAGCGCTGGAATGTCAAG AATGCCACCAGACGTGTAAGAGCTGCTTCGGCCCAGAAGCTAACCAGTGCACCCAGTGCGAGAAGGGACTTgtgctggatccaaacacaTTGTTGTGTGGCGTGACGGGTGACACGGACTGCCCAACAAGAACCTACCTACATGAAGACCAGTTCACCTGCATGGGCTGTCACCGACACTGTTACTCCTGTGAGGGGCCGGGCAGCGATGAGTGCCAGACCTGTGCCACACCCCAGTACCTTCATA ACAGAacctgtgtgagtgagtgtccTGCTGGCACGTACAACACGAGGCAGGAGGCGGACGGCACAGAGCTGGGATTCTGTTTACCTTGTGACCACGCCTGCTCCACCTGCACCGGAGCATCGTCTAAAGATTGCCTCACCTGTTCTCCGGGATATCTGCATCTCCTTCAGCTCTGTGTCACACATTGTCCCACTGG GTATTACAGAGAGGGCTCGCGCTGTGAGAGATGTGACCACTCCTGTGAGACGTGTACAGGACCGGGGCCTGAGTCATGCAGGGCTTGTCCACTTCCTCTTCTGGATCTACAAGGGACCAAGCTGTGTGTTGAGCGCTGTCCACATCGCTTTTATCTTCTTAATGACATGTGCAAACAATGTCACACCAGTTGCCAGACATGCACAG atgcCTCGCCTCAGAGCTGCGTGACATGCGACTGGGGTAGCACTCTAAAACACAAAGTCTGCTATCCTAGGTGTGAGGAGGGGCGGTACTTTTCTCAAGAG GAAACCTGTGAGCCGTGTGACAGCTCGTGTAGGCATTGCAATGGCCCCAGACCTGACCAGTGTCTGACTTGTCATCGAGATTCTGCTCTGCATGCTGTGGAAAACCGCTGCGCGCGCTGCTGTCGGGCCGAGGGGAACAGCACCgactgctgtgtttgtgacagCCGTTCAG cacTATGTTTGGAGGCCCCCCAGCCCAAGTCTGGAGACGATGAGGCATCAGACCTAAATATGTCATCCAGAGCTCTAAAGCACACCACGGCTGCTTTGCCTGTCGCCCTGCTGCTAGCACTGGGGTTAGCTCTGGCTGTGTTTGCTTTGGTGAAGGCCCAAGCGAAGAAAAGGTTCTGCTGGAGTCAGAGCTACGAGAGACTGAGTGGCAGCTCCAGCATCAACATGCCCCATGGCGTGCCAGAGCCGGACAGCGGAGACGAGGTGGACGTGGTGTACACCAGCAGAAATGGATCAGTGTATCGGCGCTACAGCTTTATCCATGAGCAGGATGCCGAGGCAGACCGGgatactgatgatgatgatgatgatgagggaaCTTGTCTTAATTCATCGTAG
- the LOC132972499 gene encoding proprotein convertase subtilisin/kexin type 5 isoform X2 translates to MRCSVVFLIFVCGGGFIVCKPSSPCPSGQFLLKSQCVLCHPTCSECDGHELFECTTCGVDEDGQERFRHQGRCRTHCPRGLYSDRGHYACLPCIADCELCTDGNICAKCRENFKLQNGVCQTASCDTGQVEDPDTGECIDCENGCKTCSVEDPEICNSCVEGYFLFRHQCRRHCPQSTYEDRGRGVCLSCPSPCTDCMSNTRCLACQTGYFLNGFECFKQCPQQTYSDSSGWRCQLCHSSCQTCHGPRSTDCDLCRGGNSPLHGQCPLVNCPLGQYYDGYFLDQDSSCVVQCPSGSYANSATQLCEDCSPNCEACVDTSDNCISCSKGSYKLFLHQGRCWSNCPEGFFEAPEGSCEACDASCLTCDGIKSQCLSCADGHYLEGGMCRLNCSLRTYPADDGTCRRCQPHCDVCTDDRTCFKCTFLYMMLNGVCKASCPMGYYEDMEEGRCGQCHPTCGSCSGPLLDDCETCSTFSPKLYKGACAKDCPTGTYYETEALECQECHQTCKSCFGPEANQCTQCEKGLVLDPNTLLCGVTGDTDCPTRTYLHEDQFTCMGCHRHCYSCEGPGSDECQTCATPQYLHNRTCVSECPAGTYNTRQEADGTELGFCLPCDHACSTCTGASSKDCLTCSPGYLHLLQLCVTHCPTGYYREGSRCERCDHSCETCTGPGPESCRACPLPLLDLQGTKLCVERCPHRFYLLNDMCKQCHTSCQTCTDASPQSCVTCDWGSTLKHKVCYPRCEEGRYFSQEETCEPCDSSCRHCNGPRPDQCLTCHRDSALHAVENRCARCCRAEGNSTDCCVCDSRSALCLEAPQPKSGDDEASDLNMSSRALKHTTAALPVALLLALGLALAVFALVKAQAKKRFCWSQSYERLSGSSSINMPHGVPEPDSGDEVDVVYTSRNGSVYRRYSFIHEQDAEADRDTDDDDDDEGTCLNSS, encoded by the exons acgaAGATGGACAGGAACGTTTCCGCCACCAAGGTCGCTGTCGGACACACTGCCCCCGGGGACTCTACTCTGACAGGGGTCACTACGCCTGCCTGCCCTGCATAGCCGATTGTGAACTGTGCACTGACGGGAACATATGCGCTAAATGTCGGGAAAACTTCAAGCTCCAGAATGGAGTCTGCCAAACAGCGTCCTGTGACACGG GGCAGGTGGAGGACCCCGATACGGGAGAGTGCATTGACTGCGAGAATGGCTGCAAAACATGTTCTGTAG AAGACCCAGAGATCTGCAACAGCTGTGTTGAAGGTTACTtcct tttcagaCACCAGTGTCGCAGGCATTGTCCCCAGAGCACTTATGAAGACAGGGGCCGGGGGGTGTGTCTTTCCTGCCCTTCACCATGCACAGACTGCATGAGTAACACACGCTGCCTTGCCTGCCAGACTGGTTACTTCCTCAATG GTTTTGAGTGTTTCAAACAGTGTCCACAGCAAACCTACAGTGACTCCAGTGGGTGGCGCTGCCAGCTTTGCCACAGCTCATGCCAGACATGCCATGGCCCTCGATCAACAGACTGTGACCTTTGCCGTGGTGGAAACTCTCCCCTTCATGGGCAGTGTCCTCTGGTGAACTGCCCATTGGGACAGTATTATGACg GATACTTCCTGGACCAGGACAGTTCCTGTGTAGTGCAGTGTCCGTCCGGCTCCTATGCAAACTCGGCCACTCAGTTGTGTGAGGACTGCTCTCCAAACTGTGAGGCCTGTGTGGACACCAGCGACAACTGCATAAGCTGTTCCAAAGGCAGCTACAAACTCTTTCTCCACCAGGGGCGCTGCTGGTCTAATTGCCCCGA AGGTTTCTTCGAGGCACCAGAGGGCTCATGTGAAGCCTGTGATGCCTCCTGTCTGACATGTGATGGCATCAAGTCCCAGTGTCTGTCCTGCGCTGATGGTCACTACTTAGAGGGCGGCATGTGCAGACTCAACTGTTCACTGCGGACATACCCCGCCGATGATGGTACCTGCAGACGCTGTCAACCACACTGTGACGTTTGCACAGACGACAGGACCTGCTTCA AATGCACTTTCCTCTACATGATGCTTAACGGTGTGTGTAAGGCTAGTTGTCCCATGGGCTATTACGAGGACATGGAGGAAGGCCGCTGTGGTCAGTGCCACCCTACCTGTGgcagctgctcagggcccctgCTGGACGACTGTGAAACCTGCTCAACATTCAGCCCTAAACTCTACAAGGGTGCATGCGCCAAAGACTGCCCCACTGGTACTTACTATGAAACTGAAGCGCTGGAATGTCAAG AATGCCACCAGACGTGTAAGAGCTGCTTCGGCCCAGAAGCTAACCAGTGCACCCAGTGCGAGAAGGGACTTgtgctggatccaaacacaTTGTTGTGTGGCGTGACGGGTGACACGGACTGCCCAACAAGAACCTACCTACATGAAGACCAGTTCACCTGCATGGGCTGTCACCGACACTGTTACTCCTGTGAGGGGCCGGGCAGCGATGAGTGCCAGACCTGTGCCACACCCCAGTACCTTCATA ACAGAacctgtgtgagtgagtgtccTGCTGGCACGTACAACACGAGGCAGGAGGCGGACGGCACAGAGCTGGGATTCTGTTTACCTTGTGACCACGCCTGCTCCACCTGCACCGGAGCATCGTCTAAAGATTGCCTCACCTGTTCTCCGGGATATCTGCATCTCCTTCAGCTCTGTGTCACACATTGTCCCACTGG GTATTACAGAGAGGGCTCGCGCTGTGAGAGATGTGACCACTCCTGTGAGACGTGTACAGGACCGGGGCCTGAGTCATGCAGGGCTTGTCCACTTCCTCTTCTGGATCTACAAGGGACCAAGCTGTGTGTTGAGCGCTGTCCACATCGCTTTTATCTTCTTAATGACATGTGCAAACAATGTCACACCAGTTGCCAGACATGCACAG atgcCTCGCCTCAGAGCTGCGTGACATGCGACTGGGGTAGCACTCTAAAACACAAAGTCTGCTATCCTAGGTGTGAGGAGGGGCGGTACTTTTCTCAAGAG GAAACCTGTGAGCCGTGTGACAGCTCGTGTAGGCATTGCAATGGCCCCAGACCTGACCAGTGTCTGACTTGTCATCGAGATTCTGCTCTGCATGCTGTGGAAAACCGCTGCGCGCGCTGCTGTCGGGCCGAGGGGAACAGCACCgactgctgtgtttgtgacagCCGTTCAG cacTATGTTTGGAGGCCCCCCAGCCCAAGTCTGGAGACGATGAGGCATCAGACCTAAATATGTCATCCAGAGCTCTAAAGCACACCACGGCTGCTTTGCCTGTCGCCCTGCTGCTAGCACTGGGGTTAGCTCTGGCTGTGTTTGCTTTGGTGAAGGCCCAAGCGAAGAAAAGGTTCTGCTGGAGTCAGAGCTACGAGAGACTGAGTGGCAGCTCCAGCATCAACATGCCCCATGGCGTGCCAGAGCCGGACAGCGGAGACGAGGTGGACGTGGTGTACACCAGCAGAAATGGATCAGTGTATCGGCGCTACAGCTTTATCCATGAGCAGGATGCCGAGGCAGACCGGgatactgatgatgatgatgatgatgagggaaCTTGTCTTAATTCATCGTAG